From Psychrobacillus sp. FSL K6-2836, a single genomic window includes:
- a CDS encoding accessory Sec system S-layer assembly protein, with amino-acid sequence MIPFFKRTSKKQQKESAIASKDLLDTASEATEEEIHTKLYFYGGKPKQVEDQYYFQFLLNELQPLKRNQLSLAPIELKIEGETVHAQFFFRQTLAKEINMGITPLVLFGEDGKLVGRMDADLSELGTIPAESAMPWIVTFEKEHLVIPADQILKENWSIAFEQKLPHRLDLDENWEKSLATANKDQLRKIVEDLTPPKKNEVNFMGLQQSLRDDGGLSVTVLIRSGHEKDISISQLPLEVMDAAKETVAKGAFTLPPLTVQANTSKPWTFIFPKEMVLKEQPDFTSWSVKVIEHN; translated from the coding sequence ATGATCCCTTTTTTCAAACGTACTTCTAAGAAACAACAGAAAGAATCTGCCATCGCTTCGAAAGATTTACTAGATACGGCATCTGAAGCGACAGAGGAAGAAATTCATACGAAACTATACTTCTACGGCGGAAAACCAAAGCAAGTAGAGGATCAATATTATTTCCAATTTCTGCTAAACGAATTACAGCCTTTAAAGCGAAATCAGCTTTCCCTTGCACCGATTGAGTTAAAGATTGAAGGAGAAACTGTCCATGCACAGTTTTTCTTCCGCCAAACATTAGCCAAAGAAATTAATATGGGAATTACGCCACTTGTTTTGTTCGGTGAGGATGGAAAATTAGTTGGTCGTATGGATGCAGATTTAAGTGAGCTAGGGACAATTCCTGCAGAGAGTGCTATGCCGTGGATTGTTACTTTTGAAAAAGAGCATTTGGTTATTCCAGCTGATCAAATTTTGAAGGAAAACTGGTCCATTGCATTTGAGCAAAAGCTTCCCCATCGTTTAGATTTAGACGAAAATTGGGAGAAGTCTTTAGCTACTGCGAATAAAGATCAATTAAGAAAAATTGTAGAGGATTTAACTCCTCCAAAGAAAAACGAAGTCAATTTCATGGGCTTGCAGCAAAGCTTGCGTGATGATGGAGGTTTGAGCGTAACTGTATTAATAAGAAGTGGTCATGAAAAGGACATTTCTATTAGCCAGCTACCACTTGAGGTTATGGATGCAGCTAAAGAAACGGTAGCAAAGGGTGCATTTACTCTTCCCCCACTTACTGTTCAAGCTAACACAAGTAAACCGTGGACATTCATCTTCCCAAAAGAAATGGTGCTAAAAGAACAGCCAGATTTCACTAGCTGGTCCGTAAAAGTAATCGAGCATAACTGA
- the secA2 gene encoding accessory Sec system translocase SecA2 gives MARIWKKIFPSVDDKKLTLYKKELLEIDKWDETLRGLSDIELANKTTEFKERLAQGKKLQAIRPEAFAVVREAAHRVLGMRHFDVQLIGGMVLSDGNIAEMPTGEGKTLVASLPSYYRALEGKGVHVITVNEYLAKRDQEQIGQIHEFLGLTVGITLPMTEPSQKAAAYAADITYGIGSEFGFDFLRDNMAYNAASRVQRPYHFALVDEVDSVLIDEAKTPLIIAGKTDVHDQLSTLCAKLVKSFKQEKHFLYDLETKTVSYTEEGIEQIERFFSIDNLYDLAHQTLYHYMIQALRARMMFARDVDYIVKEGKVLLVDMFTGRPMEGRSLSNGLHQAIEAKEGLIITEENKTQASITIQNYFRMYPFLSGMTGTAKTEEKEFQELYAMNVMQIPTNRPIIRKDLPNRIYAKIDDKYKAVASKVNELHATGQPVLIGTTSIIQSEEVSSYLKQAGITHELLNAKSIDQEISLISLAGQKGMVTVATNMAGRGTDISLGEGVAELGGLYVIGTELHESRRIDNQLKGRSGRQGDPGTSEFFISLEDEMFKRFAGEELEKLVANVKAGKDGLIENKKAMEFVSRTQRICEGASYSVREYNLKLDNVLNVQRKTIYELRDQLIFGENIEETFVTFIKEFPEHELNFFFDEEISHSDEEFEALRQVFLDKMPGIELPAWDTGLTIEVAKKQVNAQASLYKNTVLELLSHATEKEQLRMYLIGTVDQHWLTHMDSMDKLKEGIGMRSYSQEDPMRQYEREGLELFTRMIHGIGKGVATEISNLIREHGVTLQNGGEVE, from the coding sequence ATGGCTCGCATATGGAAAAAGATTTTCCCCTCAGTAGATGATAAAAAACTAACCTTATATAAGAAGGAATTACTAGAAATAGATAAATGGGACGAAACATTACGCGGTCTTTCTGACATCGAGTTAGCGAACAAGACGACCGAATTTAAAGAAAGACTTGCACAAGGTAAAAAACTACAAGCTATTCGCCCCGAAGCTTTCGCCGTTGTTCGTGAAGCAGCTCACCGAGTTCTTGGTATGCGTCACTTTGATGTGCAGCTTATCGGTGGAATGGTCCTTTCAGACGGTAATATCGCTGAAATGCCTACTGGTGAAGGTAAAACATTAGTTGCCTCCCTTCCATCTTACTACCGCGCATTAGAAGGAAAAGGCGTACATGTTATTACGGTAAATGAATATTTGGCAAAACGTGACCAGGAGCAAATCGGTCAGATCCATGAGTTTTTAGGATTAACGGTCGGCATCACACTACCTATGACGGAGCCTTCTCAAAAGGCTGCAGCTTATGCTGCTGATATTACATATGGAATAGGCTCTGAATTTGGTTTTGATTTCCTTCGAGATAATATGGCTTATAACGCAGCCTCTCGTGTACAGCGTCCGTATCATTTTGCTTTAGTAGATGAAGTGGATAGTGTATTAATCGATGAAGCGAAGACACCACTTATAATCGCTGGAAAAACGGACGTGCATGATCAGCTCAGCACACTGTGCGCTAAGCTAGTGAAATCATTTAAGCAAGAGAAGCATTTTCTTTATGACTTAGAAACGAAGACAGTAAGTTATACAGAAGAAGGGATCGAACAGATTGAACGCTTCTTCTCTATTGATAATTTATACGATTTAGCCCATCAAACGCTTTATCATTATATGATTCAAGCATTGCGTGCACGCATGATGTTCGCCCGTGATGTAGATTATATTGTTAAAGAGGGCAAAGTATTACTAGTGGATATGTTCACAGGCCGTCCAATGGAAGGGCGCAGTCTTTCTAATGGGCTTCACCAGGCGATTGAAGCTAAAGAAGGATTAATCATTACAGAAGAAAACAAAACACAGGCTTCTATTACAATACAAAACTATTTCCGTATGTATCCATTCCTTTCCGGGATGACCGGTACGGCGAAGACGGAAGAAAAAGAGTTCCAAGAATTGTATGCGATGAACGTTATGCAAATACCAACTAATCGACCAATCATTCGAAAAGATTTACCAAATCGTATATATGCGAAAATAGATGACAAATATAAAGCAGTTGCTTCGAAGGTAAACGAACTCCATGCAACTGGGCAGCCTGTATTAATAGGAACAACCTCTATTATTCAATCGGAAGAGGTTTCGAGCTATTTAAAGCAAGCAGGCATTACACATGAATTATTAAATGCGAAAAGTATTGACCAAGAGATTTCGCTTATTTCATTGGCTGGGCAAAAAGGTATGGTCACTGTTGCCACGAATATGGCAGGTCGTGGGACGGATATCTCCCTTGGCGAAGGTGTAGCGGAGCTTGGTGGACTGTATGTTATCGGAACAGAGTTACATGAGTCTCGTCGTATTGACAATCAGTTGAAGGGTCGCTCTGGTCGTCAAGGAGATCCAGGTACTTCTGAATTTTTCATCTCGCTTGAGGATGAAATGTTCAAACGTTTTGCTGGAGAAGAGTTAGAAAAACTAGTTGCCAATGTAAAAGCAGGTAAAGACGGACTTATCGAAAACAAAAAGGCAATGGAATTCGTCTCAAGAACGCAGCGGATTTGTGAAGGTGCCAGCTATAGTGTGCGGGAATATAATTTGAAGCTGGATAATGTATTAAATGTACAGCGTAAAACTATTTATGAGCTTCGTGATCAGTTGATTTTTGGAGAAAATATAGAAGAAACCTTTGTTACATTTATAAAGGAGTTCCCAGAACATGAGCTTAACTTCTTTTTTGATGAGGAGATTTCTCATTCAGACGAAGAGTTTGAAGCACTTCGCCAAGTTTTCTTAGATAAGATGCCAGGTATAGAGCTTCCAGCTTGGGATACCGGTTTAACGATTGAAGTAGCGAAAAAACAAGTAAATGCGCAGGCTAGTCTATACAAAAACACGGTTCTCGAGCTATTAAGCCATGCTACTGAAAAGGAACAGCTTCGTATGTATTTAATCGGCACAGTGGATCAGCATTGGTTGACTCATATGGATTCGATGGACAAGCTAAAAGAAGGTATCGGTATGCGCAGCTACTCCCAGGAGGATCCGATGAGACAATATGAACGAGAAGGTTTAGAATTATTTACTCGTATGATTCACGGAATTGGTAAAGGAGTCGCAACAGAGATTTCTAATTTGATACGTGAGCATGGCGTTACTTTACAAAATGGAGGAGAAGTAGAATGA
- a CDS encoding S-layer homology domain-containing protein codes for MANQPTKYKKFLAGAASATLVATAIVPTALAADATTAATDFSDVAATHTHYAAIMQAVERGLFNGYTDGTFKPENTIDRKGVVKSLANYVVSQSDYKTYEEYITANKLVDKVTPFTDVPATHGDKELFNASLIVKDSGIFTGSNNNLMPANVITRQQMAKVLVNGFGLKDLAGVESKVTDTDKAQAEYVNFINILSENGVTEVTTYNPTSPVKRGQMASFLNRAYDSAHKVVAPETATKVVSVSATNLKEVVVAFDGSVSKENAEEKSNYSLKSGKAIKSVVLNEDGKSVTITVEGTLANNKADAVTVSNFLDAKNVEFTTVDNALPVAESIKSLGTKSLKVVFSEPVTDLKQSNFTLDGKAYFGKVDLGANNRSVILTPFSSSALAVGDHKVSISGVKDFAGFVSLASTHDFTVVEDKDAPTVVEATATLESVTLTFSEDVDPSTISASKVYWKSGDSKKAATGTVEQLADNKFKYTFSTTNSLPTGTVDIHVEGTKDYSGNEIAKDTKVSVKPEIDQTRPEVNKVSVLDATTVKVTFSKAVNADSAEEVKNYTVLNKDGKVVSVQSATVDATDSKSVIVKLYTSLSTGENTLTIKNVKDNTKLQNTMLDYSGKIVRADKEAPSFEEIVSKSDRRVVLKFDKKMNVDTLVDYSNYLVKINGQLQALSSDVADISVMQDGTAVVITFAETLNGKNVVFAGGGTSSSTNANVSELQVLGVKDAAGNLLSEFTSANGSNIVDLTEDTELELANISTEAAYNGYEAELVDTKTVKVKFTAGINSASTGAFSYVVNGVEQVEDVEVDGTSTVTVKFKNDLGTAATGLDLDVDFTKLVTIAGSNGTGTDVVDSTNLLDSVAPEVLDTGAYSVVNNTITINYSEGIEAVTGASQDLLDTDFTITRISDNKKLNPIGDYNVAVTGGNKIEITLSDARTVNSAYRVTVDGADYFTDLSVAENAIENSVGQSAVVTAAAATLQAATNAVETAEATPTQANKDAAQTKVTALPAGSDKDALQVRLDAVQDTIDAATAAAVLADLNTAKGAVEGATYTLATTDTAAQAATKVKAAVDALPAVSSKSFTSAVTEVSYTAAVDDTTDGEYKFTVKLTAADGQNVTTSTVTAVIPQ; via the coding sequence ATGGCTAACCAACCAACGAAATACAAGAAATTTTTAGCTGGTGCAGCTTCTGCTACTTTAGTAGCAACAGCAATCGTACCAACTGCTCTAGCAGCAGACGCAACAACAGCAGCAACTGACTTTTCTGATGTAGCTGCAACACACACACACTACGCTGCAATTATGCAAGCTGTAGAACGTGGACTATTCAACGGTTACACAGATGGTACTTTCAAACCTGAAAACACTATCGACCGTAAAGGTGTAGTTAAATCTCTTGCTAACTATGTAGTTTCACAATCTGACTACAAAACTTATGAAGAATACATCACTGCTAACAAATTAGTTGATAAAGTAACACCGTTCACTGATGTTCCTGCAACTCATGGTGATAAAGAATTATTTAACGCTTCTTTAATCGTTAAAGATTCTGGTATCTTCACGGGAAGCAACAACAACTTAATGCCTGCTAACGTAATTACTCGTCAACAAATGGCTAAAGTATTAGTTAACGGATTTGGTCTTAAAGATCTTGCTGGAGTTGAGTCAAAAGTTACTGACACTGACAAAGCTCAAGCTGAATATGTAAACTTCATCAACATCTTATCTGAAAACGGTGTAACTGAAGTTACTACTTACAACCCAACTTCACCAGTTAAACGTGGCCAAATGGCTTCATTCTTAAACCGTGCATATGATTCAGCTCATAAAGTTGTAGCTCCTGAAACAGCTACTAAAGTTGTATCAGTAAGTGCGACTAACCTGAAAGAAGTAGTTGTTGCTTTTGACGGTTCTGTTTCAAAAGAAAATGCTGAAGAAAAATCTAACTACTCATTAAAATCAGGTAAAGCAATTAAATCTGTTGTTTTAAATGAAGATGGAAAATCAGTTACAATCACAGTTGAAGGAACATTAGCTAACAACAAAGCGGATGCAGTAACAGTATCTAATTTCCTTGATGCTAAAAATGTTGAATTCACAACTGTTGATAACGCACTTCCAGTAGCTGAATCAATCAAATCTTTAGGAACTAAATCATTGAAAGTAGTATTCAGTGAACCAGTTACTGATTTGAAACAAAGCAACTTTACTCTTGATGGTAAAGCTTACTTCGGTAAAGTTGATTTAGGAGCTAATAACCGTTCGGTTATCTTAACTCCATTCAGTTCTTCTGCTCTTGCAGTTGGTGACCATAAAGTATCTATCTCTGGAGTTAAAGACTTTGCTGGTTTCGTATCATTAGCATCTACTCATGACTTCACAGTAGTTGAAGATAAAGATGCTCCAACAGTAGTAGAAGCTACAGCTACATTAGAAAGTGTTACATTAACTTTCTCTGAAGATGTTGACCCATCTACAATTTCTGCTTCTAAAGTTTACTGGAAATCTGGTGACTCTAAGAAAGCAGCAACAGGAACTGTTGAACAATTAGCTGACAACAAATTCAAATACACTTTCTCAACAACTAACTCTCTTCCAACAGGAACTGTAGATATTCATGTTGAAGGAACTAAAGATTATTCAGGTAATGAAATTGCTAAAGATACAAAAGTATCTGTAAAACCTGAAATCGATCAAACTCGTCCTGAAGTAAACAAAGTATCTGTTCTTGATGCAACAACAGTTAAAGTAACTTTCTCTAAAGCTGTTAATGCTGATAGCGCTGAAGAAGTGAAAAACTATACTGTATTAAACAAAGATGGTAAAGTGGTTTCTGTTCAAAGTGCTACTGTAGATGCAACAGATTCTAAATCTGTTATTGTTAAACTTTACACTTCACTTTCAACTGGTGAAAACACATTAACTATTAAAAATGTAAAAGATAATACTAAACTTCAAAACACAATGCTTGATTATAGCGGAAAAATTGTAAGAGCTGATAAAGAAGCACCTTCATTTGAAGAGATTGTTAGTAAATCAGATCGTCGTGTTGTTCTAAAATTCGACAAAAAAATGAATGTTGATACATTAGTTGATTACTCAAATTACCTAGTGAAAATCAATGGTCAATTACAAGCTTTATCTTCTGACGTTGCAGACATTTCAGTAATGCAAGATGGTACAGCTGTAGTTATTACATTTGCTGAAACTCTAAATGGTAAAAATGTTGTATTCGCAGGTGGTGGTACATCATCATCAACAAACGCTAATGTTTCTGAATTACAAGTACTAGGTGTTAAAGATGCTGCTGGTAACTTACTAAGCGAATTTACATCTGCAAATGGATCTAATATTGTTGACTTAACAGAAGACACAGAATTAGAGTTAGCTAATATCAGTACTGAAGCTGCTTATAATGGTTATGAAGCAGAGCTAGTTGATACTAAAACAGTTAAAGTTAAATTTACTGCTGGTATTAACTCCGCATCTACTGGTGCATTCTCTTATGTCGTTAATGGCGTAGAGCAAGTTGAAGATGTTGAAGTTGATGGAACTTCAACAGTAACTGTTAAATTCAAAAATGATCTTGGAACTGCTGCTACTGGTTTAGACTTAGATGTTGATTTCACTAAATTAGTAACAATTGCTGGAAGCAATGGTACTGGTACAGATGTTGTTGATTCTACTAACTTATTAGATTCTGTAGCACCAGAAGTTCTTGACACAGGTGCTTATAGCGTTGTAAATAATACAATAACAATTAATTATTCAGAAGGAATTGAAGCTGTTACTGGTGCGTCACAAGATTTACTAGATACAGACTTTACTATTACTCGTATTTCTGATAACAAGAAATTAAATCCAATTGGCGACTATAATGTTGCTGTTACAGGTGGAAATAAAATTGAAATTACACTTTCAGATGCACGTACAGTGAATTCTGCATACCGTGTAACTGTAGATGGTGCTGATTACTTTACAGACCTATCTGTTGCTGAAAATGCAATTGAAAATTCTGTTGGTCAATCAGCAGTTGTAACTGCAGCTGCTGCAACATTACAAGCAGCAACTAATGCTGTTGAAACTGCAGAAGCTACTCCAACACAAGCTAATAAAGATGCAGCACAAACAAAAGTAACTGCATTACCTGCTGGTTCAGACAAAGATGCACTTCAAGTTCGTCTTGATGCTGTTCAAGATACAATTGATGCAGCGACAGCAGCAGCAGTACTTGCTGATTTAAATACTGCTAAAGGTGCTGTTGAAGGTGCTACTTATACACTTGCAACTACTGATACAGCTGCACAAGCAGCAACAAAAGTAAAAGCAGCAGTAGATGCATTACCAGCTGTTAGCTCTAAATCATTTACATCTGCTGTAACAGAAGTTAGTTACACTGCAGCAGTAGATGACACAACTGATGGTGAGTATAAATTTACTGTTAAATTAACAGCAGCTGATGGTCAAAATGTAACTACATCAACTGTAACTGCAGTAATTCCACAATAA
- a CDS encoding nuclease-related domain-containing protein, which produces MKARLPTHHEKYPAILEKLDQISAGYFGELRTDRFIEEVLFPQQLLIIPDLHTRLHSKRHIQIDTLILTRSYMLLIEVKNITGTLRFKTDPNQLVRIKDNVEEKSYACPFTQLDRNCDGIKTLFPRAKLPIIQALVFPSQNTIIEDAPKNRHIFFAKQLPLFIQKLNKGSSIITAQQFNQIANQLTKMNNNFTPDSLCNRMNINPEILKKGVLCKNCNSKLHRKSLQIWHCKTCLATEKNPISSNIEDLFLLIKPDLSVKDCMHYLEINSRYTIYNSLQKMNVEKSGYKKSTKYKILH; this is translated from the coding sequence TTGAAAGCCCGCTTGCCAACCCATCACGAAAAATACCCAGCAATCCTAGAAAAGTTGGACCAAATAAGCGCAGGCTATTTTGGAGAATTACGAACCGATCGATTCATAGAAGAAGTATTATTTCCACAGCAACTACTCATCATCCCAGATCTACACACCCGCTTACATTCCAAACGACACATCCAAATCGACACATTAATTTTAACCAGATCCTACATGCTCTTAATAGAAGTAAAAAATATCACCGGTACCCTACGATTCAAAACAGACCCCAACCAACTAGTTCGAATTAAAGACAACGTAGAAGAAAAATCATACGCTTGTCCGTTCACACAACTAGATCGAAACTGCGATGGTATTAAGACATTATTTCCGAGAGCCAAACTACCCATCATTCAAGCACTTGTGTTTCCATCCCAAAACACAATCATCGAAGATGCCCCAAAAAACCGTCATATCTTCTTTGCCAAACAACTCCCATTATTCATCCAAAAACTAAACAAAGGGTCATCAATAATTACTGCCCAACAATTTAACCAAATAGCCAACCAACTAACGAAAATGAACAATAATTTTACACCTGATTCCCTATGCAATCGCATGAATATAAATCCTGAAATACTAAAAAAGGGGGTCCTATGCAAAAACTGCAACTCCAAACTCCATAGAAAATCACTCCAAATCTGGCACTGCAAAACATGCCTAGCAACGGAGAAAAATCCGATTTCATCAAACATTGAAGACCTATTCTTGTTAATAAAACCAGACCTATCGGTGAAAGACTGCATGCATTATCTAGAAATAAATTCAAGATACACCATCTACAACAGCCTCCAGAAAATGAATGTAGAAAAAAGTGGATACAAAAAATCCACCAAATACAAAATATTGCACTAA
- a CDS encoding WecB/TagA/CpsF family glycosyltransferase: MKEMILGVKVDTDNYDELIQKLFKRIDKKEKSLVVAINPEKLMKAKEDQSLKDLLNRAEFQIPDGIGVILASKLNKGNIKSRVTGIDMMDRIVREAARTGKSIFLYGAKPGVAESAAEALKFTYASLQIAGTQDGYEKDNEKVIQKINEAKPDILFVAMGSPRQEEWIEANRDKLHPSLYQGVGGSFDVLAGNVKRAPGFFQKTGLEWFYRLAKEPSRLKRQLVLPVFLIETLKK, encoded by the coding sequence ATGAAAGAAATGATACTTGGTGTTAAAGTCGACACCGATAATTACGATGAACTCATACAAAAACTGTTCAAACGTATCGACAAAAAAGAAAAGTCACTGGTTGTTGCGATAAACCCTGAGAAGCTGATGAAAGCAAAAGAAGATCAGTCCTTAAAAGACCTCCTAAACCGTGCGGAATTTCAAATTCCAGACGGTATAGGAGTCATTCTTGCTTCCAAGCTAAACAAAGGGAATATCAAATCTCGCGTTACGGGCATCGATATGATGGATCGCATCGTAAGAGAAGCAGCAAGAACTGGGAAGTCTATATTCCTATACGGAGCAAAGCCAGGTGTAGCGGAAAGCGCAGCCGAAGCACTTAAATTTACATATGCTTCGCTTCAAATTGCAGGTACACAGGATGGTTACGAAAAAGATAACGAAAAAGTTATTCAGAAGATAAACGAAGCAAAACCAGATATCCTTTTCGTTGCAATGGGGTCACCTCGTCAAGAAGAATGGATTGAAGCAAATCGAGACAAACTTCATCCGTCCCTTTACCAAGGCGTGGGAGGTTCATTTGACGTATTAGCTGGGAATGTAAAACGAGCACCAGGATTTTTCCAAAAAACTGGGCTAGAGTGGTTTTATCGTCTGGCAAAAGAACCAAGCCGCTTAAAAAGACAACTAGTTCTACCTGTATTCTTAATAGAGACTTTAAAAAAGTAA
- a CDS encoding nucleotide sugar dehydrogenase — MQKKLCVVGLGYIGLPTAVTFANHGVRVHGVDVNEKAVEMIQNKQLHIEEDGLQERLDKAIDEKLLTVSTKPEEADVFIIAVPSPINRDKTANLEYVRQATASVVPYLKEGNLVVLESTVPPKTVENIMLPELIKSGLKIGVELFVSHSPERVIPGRIFEELTNNDRIVGGINDESAQMTKELYETFVKGTIHITDATTAELVKVMENTYRDVNIAFANELAKIAETLDVNIWEAIKFANFHPRVNIHYPGPGVGGHCIAVDPWFLVELSSEAKIIELARNTNDGMPGYTAKKTKQILQEVANKTTGKVAVLGLAFKGNVDDMRESPSTDVIQELQELGLEVVSYDPHIKTNTHPTQTQSLDEATAGADVVLVLTDHNEFKALQPASIRENVETAVVLDTKNCLLRQTWEQAGFAFYTLGDAKNKSQSQLEHQNQ; from the coding sequence ATGCAAAAAAAATTATGTGTGGTCGGCTTAGGTTATATCGGACTTCCAACCGCAGTTACATTCGCTAACCACGGCGTCCGCGTACATGGCGTAGACGTAAATGAAAAAGCAGTAGAAATGATTCAAAACAAACAACTTCATATAGAAGAAGACGGCCTACAAGAGCGCCTAGATAAAGCGATAGATGAAAAACTACTAACAGTTTCCACTAAACCGGAAGAAGCGGACGTATTCATTATTGCCGTACCATCTCCGATTAATCGTGATAAAACAGCAAACTTAGAATATGTACGTCAAGCAACAGCATCAGTCGTTCCTTACTTAAAGGAAGGAAACCTTGTTGTCCTAGAATCTACCGTGCCACCAAAAACGGTTGAAAACATCATGTTGCCAGAACTGATTAAATCAGGTTTGAAAATTGGTGTAGAACTTTTCGTTTCTCATTCACCAGAGCGCGTTATTCCTGGTCGTATCTTCGAGGAGCTTACGAACAATGACCGTATCGTTGGTGGGATCAATGATGAATCTGCCCAAATGACGAAAGAGCTTTATGAAACGTTCGTAAAAGGGACAATTCATATTACAGACGCTACAACAGCGGAACTTGTAAAAGTAATGGAAAACACATACCGTGACGTGAATATTGCATTCGCAAATGAACTAGCAAAAATTGCAGAAACGCTAGATGTGAACATTTGGGAAGCTATTAAATTTGCAAACTTCCATCCGCGCGTGAATATCCACTATCCAGGTCCTGGAGTAGGGGGGCACTGTATCGCGGTTGACCCGTGGTTCTTAGTTGAACTTAGCTCGGAAGCGAAAATCATTGAGCTTGCTCGTAACACGAATGATGGAATGCCAGGATATACGGCGAAAAAGACAAAACAAATCCTACAAGAAGTAGCAAACAAAACAACTGGTAAAGTTGCTGTACTTGGGCTAGCCTTCAAAGGAAACGTAGATGATATGCGTGAAAGTCCTTCAACAGACGTGATCCAAGAATTGCAAGAACTTGGGTTAGAAGTAGTATCATACGACCCGCATATTAAAACAAATACGCATCCAACACAAACGCAATCTTTAGATGAAGCAACTGCTGGAGCAGATGTTGTACTTGTGCTGACAGACCATAACGAATTCAAAGCATTACAACCAGCTTCTATTCGTGAAAACGTAGAAACAGCAGTCGTATTAGATACGAAAAACTGCCTACTTCGCCAAACATGGGAACAAGCAGGATTTGCTTTCTACACGCTTGGTGATGCAAAAAATAAAAGCCAAAGTCAATTGGAGCATCAGAACCAATGA